A segment of the Nasonia vitripennis strain AsymCx chromosome 2, Nvit_psr_1.1, whole genome shotgun sequence genome:
TCAATTAGCTTCTTGTCATCCATAAGTTTTGGATCTTCTGGCTTGGCCCAAGGCCTGTCTGGCGAACCAAGTGGACTGTAAGCCGTTATGACGATGTCTCTTTGCTTGCAGAAGTCAGATAACTTCCTTTGGTTCAAGTAGGGATGACATTCAATCTAAAACAATTTGTTAAGTATTttagtgaaatgtcgactttTCGTATTATGCACAGTCATCTTGATTTTTTTAGCAGATTGTATCTTTGAGTATGCTAATCATAACGCGACGATTAATTGTGTGTCGTTACATCTAACAAAGACTAGCAcattcgtaaaaaaaaatatattttttaaacgatcATTTTTagagtaatataataaataaatttgtttatagAATCTACTAAATTCAAGGCATCACGCTCGTAAAACCTTGAGTTTTCGttggattaatttttttataggaAGTTTGAAAATGAAGATTCATAATAtgcatttttgtaaatgtgcTAATCTTTGTTAGGTGCGAAGATGTATGtagaattttattataaaagcttaAACTTTTTTCTACGTATGCGTgagatttgaaaatattgtatacCTGGTTTGTAACTGGCTTGACTTTGGAGTTCTTGATAAGCCTATCGATTTGCTCGGAATTGAAGTTGCTGACTCCAATATTTTTAACCAAGCCCTTAGCCAGGACAGCTTCCATGCCTTTCCATGTGTCGAGATAATCGACATCGACATCAAGCAGTGGTTTACCTTCTGGGGTCTGGGGGAAGTTGTTTGGGCCGTCCTTATAAGCCATGGGCCAGTGGATGAGGTACAAGTCCAGATACTCCACGCCGAGGTCAGTCAAGCTTTTGCGAAGGTTCACCTCTACAAGTTCAGTTTTATGGTAGGTGTTCCACAGTTTGCTCGTGATGAAAAGATCCTCGCGCTTGATGACTCCCTCGGCGATTTTGGCGGCGATGGCCGCGCCGACTTCCTTCTCATTGCCGTAGACATGGGCACAGTCCAGATGACGGTAACCGATGTCGATAGCATCCTTAACGGCTTGCGTGACCTCACCAGGTTTCGACTGAAAAGTTTTTACATTTATGAGTTACACAGTTTTGAATATGTCATTGGTTGTCAACTTAACtataaatattatcaaaactatataACAGAGGCGCAGTATAAGCATTTATAGCACATTACAATACGTGTGACCTAAGTGGCACTTTATTACACGGCGTGTATTTATATAGTCGGCGCCGTGTAATAAAATGCCAACTTTAGGTGACAAGTAtcgtatattattttaaattcactgTGGAATTTACGTTTTTGATTCAAAAGATAAGACGAAAAATTCCATGCAAACGAAGATAAAAAAGTCTGTGCATGGATAAAAGACATCGTTCGCTATTAAGAGAATGTATTTCTTCAGAAACGTTTGATgtttattttcaaaagtatATGTTAGCTGAGCTATCCAGTACGGTAGATTACGTTTCATTTCGTAATATTGATATGTGGTATTCAAAACTTGTAAGAACAAATGTTTTTAATCGATGTCACATAGATAGTGTAATCGTTATTGAAATCggattttgtatattttaattaaattgaattgaacaaaagattaataaaattttacaatatgatACAAATCgtcttatacatttttaatttagggTTCTTTCAATAATCATGAATACATCAAAAGTTAATCAAATTtatgtaatatattttaaaaaacgtaaCATTTAAGGCAATATTATGTTAGGAATAAGCACTAGTTTACGACAATTGCAAAGTAAAATAATGGcctttatttattacttccgGTCAGATATTGGGAAGAACAGCCGATAGCATAATGTTTACTATAAAATGTTACGTAATGCATCAGAAAATACAAATTCAAACTTTGTATAAAGCAGTGTATAACCTAACCTTCCACGTTCCCAAGCCGAAAGCCGGAATCTCGTTGCCATTGTAGAACTTGATCTTTGGTACGTTCAGAGCCATTTCAAAATGTTTGACTTGTAGATAAATTTCAACCGCTCGTTTCGGAGTTTCAATCGCAACTGACGGACTTCCAGAGTCCCAGTTCGGTTCACCGAGAAAAAAGCCTCTCTCACGTCGCTAAAAACATACGAGCCCCAGCAGCATAAGACGCAAACGCGAGATACCGGTACagctatatatttatataatacacgCTTTCGGCTCCTAGTCTGTATAGCCTTGAAGTCCCCACCAAAGTATACAGCTGCGTCACGTAGCTCCGCCCATCAAGCAGTTCCCTCTAGTTTGCACCGTTTTGAAAATTCTCCGTCGACGAGGCATTGATGACTCTTTCTCTGAAGCACTCAAAGAAGCCGGAAAACTTAATTACGTGATTATCATTATGAGAATTTCATGCAGTTATAAAGTCAATTATTTGTCCAATCTGTTGACTCATTAGCTCACCGTGTCATATTTTACGCAATTCTCTTTGATATGttgcaattttttataattgactTTAAAAACGTCTCTTACAAATTTATACATTGTTGATCgtgaataaatgaaaaaccttGTTTCTTTGCGCGATATCAAACATTGTTTGCGGTtagtaaaaagtattttttatcatttacaaaatataaaaatttaaaagattCCAAATGGATGCATCGATGAAGCATAATTACTGTAATACAATCGGATAggcattttttgtatatttaaaagAGGTGCAGTTTACTATAGTTTTAGTCTTGTTAAAAACAGATAGGGGATAACAATGCTTACCGGATGGGGAACTGTACCCATCATAGTGGAAAAATACACCGACGGTTGCTACAGTTTGAGTTCAGTGCAACTCATATATACGTACGTTATATGGAGCGTTTCTAGAGTCTTCTAATACCTACACAAGATTTAATTTGCTTATGTTTACTTCTTTCTAGAATTTATAATacttaatatattaattatgtgTTTTACAATATGATTATGCAAATTTACAGGAAAGATTGCACGAATAATATACTTACTATCAATAAATTGCGAATAATGGACATTGGACAAgcattatttattgaaatcaatataaaaggtacgCATTTGTGTGCACACACATATACCCACAATTGACATTTCATATTTAtgaaacattattttattatttttataatgtgtgtgtgttctcaattaaattaattcattTTAGTGATACAGACAAATTTGTCCAACAAGtcaaataacttttttttactttccaTATGTTTCATACCGCCAAAAGAAAGGTAACATTGAATTAATTAAGGTTTTATATAGAGACATTATACTTTTATTGCCATTTAAGGCATGCATGAATAGCGACTTATTACTTATCTCTAATGCTCTGTGCATAAAGTACGCATTCATAAGTTATACTGATAAAATTAGACGTAAGCGCGTTATCTTAGTCGTATGATGATTTAATAAGATTGCATAAATGTTCAATTGTTGTATCGTTCATTCATTTTATTGCGTTGTTAATGGAAAATTGTTAGTTGcatgcaaaataaaataaagaaaagattttGCGAATTTTGTTAACACGGTATTTTTTtacacaaataaataataccaTAAATAACACATTCTATGTTTAGTTACTCATTACTATATATAGGAAAGTATAACATTCATCGACCAAATAAATGCAGTGCAAGGCAGATTTTTTTGAGAACGGAAGGAAAAGATCACTCGCAGAAGAGAATCTTCTGCACGACACAGCCCCTAATCGAAGCAAGTATTATGGTCGTATGTTTTGTATGTACTCTTAATGGGAGAATACATACACATAAGGGATCCACTTTAATAGAATCAAACGATGGAAAGTTCCAGAGGCTGGGGCTGAAATATTCCGTGAACTCTTGAGCGAGTCATCTGCAAATAGAAGCAAGGGAAAGATCGCGAGGATTCAAGTAGGATTGTGTGGAAGTGTGCAATGCTGTATAAATGAAGCTTTATTGGTTGGAGCGAAGGACAATTATGGTTAGCCGCCCACATTTGCTAGTTTGGGCATTATCACCAGCTCGAAATCCCGGCTAAGAGAAGCCGATGACACTTAACATTCAGATTTGTTAAAATcttttaattcaaaaataaaataatgaggTATAAAAGCAATTAAATGCAGACTATCTTTTTGTAAAAGATAACATTTTATtgattaatatattttatttattcaaaaacaacaaaattgTAATATGTAATATTGTATGTGTAATATATATGCATGCTCAGgcgtaaattttcaaaaaggaATATTGAACGGGTAGTATTTCGCGTCCTTGTATCTATAACAATACAGAAAAAGATGTTTGATTCATATAAAAcaagtataatatattatttttttaattaaacttacTTATCGAGTGGTACTACTCTTGCACCAGTCCCAATATTTTGAAGCCTACTCATCTCTTCATCTGTTAAACTAAAGTCGAAAATTTCAAGATTTTCCTTAATATGTGATAATTTATCCGACATAGGTATGGGAATGACCCCCATTTGAACCTGTATTTATAACAACATTGTACTAAGCATTGCATTAAAACACtcgtgcatatatatatatatatatatatatatatatatatatatatttgtagcATACTCACAACAAATCGTAATGAAATTTGAGCTGGTGTTTTCGCATATTTTTGGGACAATTCCAGCACGATTGGATCTAACCATAGATTTTTTATATGTGGTCGCTTTCCCGGCTTCCCAAGAGGTGAATAACCCGTAACACTAATATTgtgttttttacaaaattctgTCATTGGTTTTTGGGGTAAATTTAAGTTTACTTCAACCTGTTAAGGATGCAACAATTAAATTTGCAAAACGTATAAAATTGCTAATGAATGCACACAACTAACGACAATCAATTTAGCATATACCTGATTATTAACAGGTTTGATTGTTGCTGCGGACATCAGTCTAGCGATTTGTTCTGAATTGAAATTACTTATTCCAATAGTACGCGCGAGACCTCGTTTTTTGCATTCCTCCATGCCTTTCCAAGTTTCTACATAATCAATATTGGAAGGTACAATTTTCGTTGGATCATCTGTTTcctagaaattaataaaagcttTTAGTCTTTAGtagattaaatttataaatggaATGGAATCAAggaattattatatttgtgtACCTCCAGCGAAATCGGACTgtgcattaaaaaaagatcTACGTAATCAAGTCCAAGATTTTGCAAGGACTGTTCACAGCTAAAAACAACCTGATCAGCACGATGAAATTTATTCCCTAACTAAAACAAGTTGTACTCATCATAGTAAATAGAATATGAAATATTTACTTAAAACATGTAACTAAATTactgttttttaataaacctaCCAACCTTTGTTGTGATGAAAAGGTTTTCCCTTTTCACAGTTCcgtctttaattttttcacgtACAGCATTGCCTACTGTCTTCTCATTATCATACAACAAAGCTGTATCAATGAGTCTATATCCAAGTTCAATAGCATGTTTTATAactttctctccttctttgCCTTTAagctaaaaattatattcCGTGCTTAGTTATTTAACAAagcgaaaaatatattaagTATTGAATTCGGGGTAATAATACTAAGTATACTCAATAAATACATCCTCATCATCACCAATCTTTTTCCACAAGCCAACTACTAattgttaaatatttaaataatatataaaagacagttttattatatatgcTGATTTTTGTTGTGGAACGCTATAAAAGTAACATACttcagaaacaaataaataagaaaaatggAAGCAAGGTTAGGAAAGACAAATTCTTTCTAAAAGTGATGAATCGTAAATCTAAACATTATTAATAACTCTAATTCCAAATGTAGATTTCTTATAGACACTTACGGAATATGTTCCAAAACCGAAGGATGGCATTGTATAGCcattattcataaaaattgTTGGCACTGTCATTTTATGACAAATATATAACGAGATACTTGATACTGGAATACAAATACTTCAAATAAACCAAGGAGCACGGTAACGCCCCAAAGATAAGCATCGTCGTTCGTCTCAGTTTATTCAATATATCCCATCACTAATTTGATTTTGTAAAACattttgtatatatagataataCAATCATGAATGATGACTATATAGAACGGTTACTTACGAGAAATATAAGACCAGGATAATATATAACGTGATATAATACTAATAAGTCATACCGAATCTAACAAGTTATACCGCTTATAAAGGTAACTTCTAATATTCgtgattttgtttttgaattttaattaggGGTGAGGGTacgaattttgaaaaataaagatttgagaggagaaaattacgattgatttataattaaagataaaattttaagttctAAATATTAgaaaggtataattttgaaaaattaatttctaaaGTTACTGAAAATTTCccttttgcaatatttcatAAATGATTATGTATACAATCCAATTTTAAGAATACTCAGATCACTTAGTGCATatactttaaaattatatatttattacttatatttttgcattaatttcatcatacatttatataaataatatttgtattaAAAGGCGTATTCGATTCATCAATGTTTTTTCTATCAAATTTAAAACGGAATGTTGAATGGGTAGTACTTTGACTCTTTAGCGCTattgaacaaaaaatatattttaattttatacaaaatcaaacaatttttatttttattatgataACAAACTTACTCTTCCATTGGGGCAACTCTTTCTCCCGTTGCAATTGATTGTATAGAATTAATTTCTTCATCGGTTAGCGAGAAATCAaagatttcaaaattttccttAATACGTGATTTGGTCACTGATTTTGGTATTGGTATTGCACCCAATTGTGACTATTTGaagtatattaaattattatttattgtttttaattgttatatgaccaatttaaaatattgaaccAGGGTACTAACCACAAATCTGCATGCAATTTGTGCAGGtgtttttccatatttttttacaagttCTTGGATTATAGGATCATCCCATGCATTTGTTATTCCATAGCGATTTCCTGGTCTTCCCAATGGCGAATATCCAGTAACTGTAAtatcgtgttttttacaaaACTCAATTAAAGCCTTTTGGTTCAATTTCAGCGATACCTCGACCTGTAATTTTATCCGCaatcgttaaaataaattcaatgcATGTGTTTAAAAGTTAgttgttaaaaaaagaaatttgttACATTATATACTTCACAATACCTGATTATTAACTGGTTTAATTTTAGCTGCTTCAAGCAATCTTGTAATTTGCTCTGAATTGAAATTACTGACGCCAATACTTCGCGCAAGACCTTGACGTTTGCATTCCTCCATTCCTTTCCATGTTTCTAGATAATCAGTGTCAGAAAGTAATAATTTTCCTGAGGCATCTTTTGGTAAAAGTTCATCGCCTTCCTACAAAAAAGGTGAGTGAAtaaccttttttttaaaacgagAAACTTAGCTATGGTATTTAGTAATAATTAATGTATACTTTAAATGCAAATGGCCAGTGAATAAGATAGAGATCAACATACTCTAATCCAAGATTTGCCAACGACTTTTTACATGTTGGAACGACTTGATCTTCTTTATGGGTATTACTCCAAAGctataaaaacaattaaaagtcATTTATCTCAAATGAATTTACAAATTACTCAAACTAAGTTAATAAACTCACTTTTGTTGTGACGAAAATATCTTCTCTCTTAATTACTCCTTCCTCAATTTTTTCTCGAATAGCATCGCCAACTTCTTTTTCATTGTCATAAAATGATGCGGTATCAATGTGTCGATAGCCTATATCAATAGCATACTTTACAGCTATTTCTACTTCCCCTGGCTTGgactgaatttaaaaaataaaaaaaatatattttagtaGTACAATTCGAAGCATTAAcatgttattaaaaataatgtaatttaacagaataatttaaaaagttttctttatttttttactgatagaatctattatattttttcgaaattcgcgCGTAAATAGTAATGGGTATCCTACTTATTTTCGTTAAACGATTAGTTCCACGAATGATAAAGTAGGTATCTTTGCATAAAATTACTGAGAAAAATACAGATTTGATCTTTCTTTTCATGTCCATGACAAATTAGGTTAGAACATTTGAGATATcaagtaaaaatgaaattagTTAATGTCAAGGTGCGTCTGAGTATAAAAATTGCAACAATATTATTACGACAAAATTGATCTCTAAAATATTGTCATGCTAACCAAATATGTTCCAAGTCCAATTGCTGGAATTTTATTTCCATCGTTGAAAGTCCAGGTAGGTACAGCCATGTTTACTGCTTTAAATCACGTTGCTAACTGATGGAAGTATTACAGCGATAGAATTTCCAGTATACCGGtactatttatatacatacatcaaCTTGTTTACATGAGAATACAGTAACGACTTAACGACCGCAAATTTTCACTGACATTTAGCGTTTAAATTGATTTAACTAGTTCTCTTTCTAATTTGGCTAATATGTTATAATGGTCTTTAGTTATATATTGTTCAACTTATCTtagattttaaataaaaaacgtatataaaaaggatttataattttattcaataataaaatagtataaTTCTCGatgtataaagtaaaaataacGATATCGATCATGCAATTGTAAAAAAGAGTAACTTAGTATGGTATGTTGAAGGgataaaatttatcatttctagcactaaaaatatataaaaaattattttacctTTAAACAATAAATCTGTGACTATAatgcaaaataataatcatacttACCTTTCGTATGTTATTAACCGATTTCCCGTTTCTAGTGCTTGAATTTTCGACGTTTCACTTAATGTTAgattaaaatcaaagatttcaatattttcttttattcgtGATTTTGTAACAGATTTGGATATTATTGCTGAGCCCATTTGTAACTGaaatttttctattatatATGAACGTAAACTTGTTAATGAAAAATGTTGCACATTCTTTCGTATACTTACTATAAAACGCAATGTCACCTGCGCAGGTGTTTTATTGTATTTACAAGATAGCTCTTGAATCACAGTAGTATTCCATAAATTATCCAAACCTCTGCTATTACCAGGATTGCCAAATGGAGAATAGCCCGTCACAGCGATATTGTGTTCTTTGCAAAATTTAATCAAtgctttttgatttaaatttaaagatACC
Coding sequences within it:
- the LOC103315393 gene encoding uncharacterized protein LOC103315393 isoform X4: MLTGWGTVPIIVEKYTDGCYSLSSVQLIYTKDCTNNILTINKLRIMDIGQALFIEINIKVIQTNLSNKSNNFFLLSICFIPPKERKV
- the LOC103315393 gene encoding uncharacterized protein LOC103315393 isoform X1; translated protein: MLTGWGTVPIIVEKYTDGCYSLSSVQLIYTKDCTNNILTINKLRIMDIGQALFIEINIKVIQTNLSNKSNNFFLLSICFIPPKESYSLLYIGKYNIHRPNKCSARQIFLRTEGKDHSQKRIFCTTQPLIEASIMVVCFVCTLNGRIHTHKGSTLIESNDGKFQRLGLKYSVNS
- the LOC103315393 gene encoding uncharacterized protein LOC103315393 isoform X3, with amino-acid sequence MLTGWGTVPIIVEKYTDGCYSLSSVQLIYTKDCTNNILTINKLRIMDIGQALFIEINIKVIQTNLSNKSNNFFLLSICFIPPKESYSLLYIGKYNIHRPNKCSARQIFLRTEGKDHSQKRIFCTTQPLIENQTMESSRGWG
- the LOC100678521 gene encoding 1,5-anhydro-D-fructose reductase produces the protein MERLISTAQVKPANNQVEVSLNLNQKALIKFCKEHNIAVTGYSPFGNPGNSRGLDNLWNTTVIQELSCKYNKTPAQVTLRFILQMGSAIISKSVTKSRIKENIEIFDFNLTLSETSKIQALETGNRLITYESARNDKFYPFNIPY
- the LOC100678482 gene encoding 1,5-anhydro-D-fructose reductase; translation: MAVPTWTFNDGNKIPAIGLGTYLSKPGEVEIAVKYAIDIGYRHIDTASFYDNEKEVGDAIREKIEEGVIKREDIFVTTKLWSNTHKEDQVVPTCKKSLANLGLEYVDLYLIHWPFAFKEGDELLPKDASGKLLLSDTDYLETWKGMEECKRQGLARSIGVSNFNSEQITRLLEAAKIKPVNNQVEVSLKLNQKALIEFCKKHDITVTGYSPLGRPGNRYGITNAWDDPIIQELVKKYGKTPAQIACRFVSQLGAIPIPKSVTKSRIKENFEIFDFSLTDEEINSIQSIATGERVAPMEDAKESKYYPFNIPF
- the LOC100120526 gene encoding aldo-keto reductase-like, whose product is MALNVPKIKFYNGNEIPAFGLGTWKSKPGEVTQAVKDAIDIGYRHLDCAHVYGNEKEVGAAIAAKIAEGVIKREDLFITSKLWNTYHKTELVEVNLRKSLTDLGVEYLDLYLIHWPMAYKDGPNNFPQTPEGKPLLDVDVDYLDTWKGMEAVLAKGLVKNIGVSNFNSEQIDRLIKNSKVKPVTNQIECHPYLNQRKLSDFCKQRDIVITAYSPLGSPDRPWAKPEDPKLMDDKKLIELSKKYNKSPAQVLIRYQLDRGHVVIPKSVTKSRILENSQVFDFKLAHEDIAYIDTFDCNGRICPMTGCEPSPHYPFHIPF
- the LOC100120551 gene encoding aldo-keto reductase AKR2E4 — its product is MTVPTIFMNNGYTMPSFGFGTYSLKGKEGEKVIKHAIELGYRLIDTALLYDNEKTVGNAVREKIKDGTVKRENLFITTKLGNKFHRADQVVFSCEQSLQNLGLDYVDLFLMHSPISLEETDDPTKIVPSNIDYVETWKGMEECKKRGLARTIGISNFNSEQIARLMSAATIKPVNNQVEVNLNLPQKPMTEFCKKHNISVTGYSPLGKPGKRPHIKNLWLDPIVLELSQKYAKTPAQISLRFVVQMGVIPIPMSDKLSHIKENLEIFDFSLTDEEMSRLQNIGTGARVVPLDKYKDAKYYPFNIPF
- the LOC103315393 gene encoding uncharacterized protein LOC103315393 isoform X2 encodes the protein MLTGWGTVPIIVEKYTDGCYSLSSVQLIYTKDCTNNILTINKLRIMDIGQALFIEINIKVIQTNLSNKSNNFFLLSICFIPPKESYSLLYIGKYNIHRPNKCSARQIFLRTEGKDHSQKRIFCTTQPLIEASIMVVCFFQRLGLKYSVNS